A region of the Mesoterricola sediminis genome:
CTCCATGGAGGGCGGCGACGCCACCGGCCTGGAGGAACTCATGGGGCCCGGGCCCTTCTACGACCTGCCCCTGGAGACCACCCAGGAGAACCTCTCCACCCAGATCCACCTGCTCATCCCCGACCTGCTGGTGCAGCAGCTGAAGCGCAAGCTGGGCCTGGGCGAACCGCCCGCGGCCCCGCCGCCGGCCGCCCCCGAGCCCGTCGCGGCTCCGGCGGCCGCGCCAGCTGCCCGCGCGGCCGCGGCCCCCGCCCCCGCCGCCGCTCCGGCCGCGGGTCCCACCGCCCGGCAGCAGTCCGCGGTGGATACGGGCAACCTGGACCTCCTCCTCGACATCGAGCTGCCCCTCATGGTTCGGATGGGCCAGACCGAAATGCAGCTGGGCGAACTGCTCAAGCTGACCCCCGGCAGCATCCTGGAGCTCAACCGCGCCGCCGACGCCCCGGTGGAGCTCCTGGTGAACAGCAAGCTCATCGCCCGGGGCGAAGTGGTGGTGGTCGACGGCAATTTCGCCTTCCGCATCACGGAGATCGAGAGCACCGACGCCCGCATCCGCAGCCTCGTCTAGAAAGCCCTGGACGCTGAAGGCAGGTTCGCCTCCCATCCCGAGGTGAGGCCGTCCGAAGGGCTGCGAAGAGCCTGGCTCCTGGGCCCGGTCAGGCCCTGCCGTCCGGGGCGCCGGCCTTGCGCTGGCGCCGCTGGATGACCAGGTGGACGATCAAGAGGACCACGCCGGCCCCGGCGAGGAGGCCGCGGAAGAAGTCGAGCAGGCCTGGCTGGAGGGTTCCCAGCCAGCCGTGACGCGCGAGCATGGGCAGCAGGTTCCCGCCGGACACACAGGCCAGGCCGCAGAAGAACCATCCGGTGACGGGGGTGCGTTGGGCGCGGCACATGGTCAGCCCCTCAGCCGGAGATAGGTCAGGGCGATCACCTTCGTGACGGCCATGACGACCAGGACGGCCATCAGGTCCCGGTGCAGGCCCTCGCCGCGGAGGAGGCCCCGGATCAGGAAGGCGCACAGCACCCCGGCGCCGGCCACTGCGGCATGGCTGGTGGCCTTGTACCGATGGATGATGAATCTTTCGTCAAACATTCAGGACTCCTTGAGGGTGAACAGGTCGTCGGTGGCCAGCCCGAAGTGCCGCGCCAGCTGCAGGGCCAGGGGCAGGCTGGGCACATAGCGCCCCTGCTCGATGGAATTGATGCTCTGGCGGGACACCCCCACCGCGTCCGCCAGATCCTGCTGGGTGAGGCCCCGCGCCGTGCGGACCTCGCGCACGCGGTTCTCGAGGATGGGATGGGCCATGGCGCACCTGTGTGTCAAACTTGCTTGACATCAGCCTGGGGCACCGCCGGTGGGATGTCAAGCCACCTTTACATCTTTCCGCGGGCCCCGACTGTGGCGCCGGCGCCACACCCCCCGCCACACCCGGGCACACACCCTGTGGGCGCACGGACCACATTGTCAAAATCCAGCGAATGCTCTTGAATGGGGACCAGGCAGGAGCTCCCATGTGCGGAATCGTCGGATACATCGGCAGCCAGGCCGCGGCCCCCATCCTCGTGGATGGCCTCCGCAGCCTCGAATACCGCGGCTATGACAGCGCCGGAATCGCCCTCAACCCCGGCGACGGCCGGTTCCGCGTGACCCGGGCCTCGGGCAAGCTCAACAACCTCCAGGCCCGGGTGGACATGGCGGATCCCACCTCGCTGGGCATCGGGCACACGCGGTGGGCCACCCACGGCCGGCCCACCGAAGCCAACGCCCACCCCCACCGCAGCCCCGACGGGACCGTGGTGGCTGTCCACAACGGCATCTTCGAGAACTTCCTGGAGCTCCGGGCCGAGCTGACGGCCGCGGGCCACGCCTTCGCCACGGAGACGGACACGGAGTGCCTGCCCATCCTGGTCTCCCACCTCATGGCCTCCGGCTTGGCGTTCCGGGAGGCCTTCCGCCAGGCCATCGGACGCATGCACGGGATCTACGCCGTGGCCTGCCTGCACGCGGCCGACCCCGGCCGGGTCCTGGTCGCCCGGAGCGGCCCCCCCCTCGTCGTGGGGCTGGGCGAAGGGGAGAACTTCATCGCCTCGGACGTCATCCCCCTCCTGCGCCACACCCGCCGGGTGATCTACCTGGAGGACGGCGACCTGGCGGAGATCACCCGGGAGGGCGTGTCCCTCTTCCGCCTGGACGGCACAGCCGTCCAGCGCCCCGTCTTCACCGTGCCCTACGACCCCGTGGCCGCGGAGAAGGGCGGGTTCAAGCACTTCATGCAGAAGGAGATCTTCGAGCAGCCGCTGGCCGTCTCCAACACCCTGCTGGACCGCCTCCCCCTGGACGGCGGGGAGATCCCCCTGGACCTGCCCTACACCCTGGACGAGCTCCGGGCCATCCGGCGCATCACCATCCTCGCCTGCGGCACCAGCCGGCACGCGGGGCTCGTGGGGCAGTTCTACCTGGAGCACCTGGCCCGCATCGGCGTCGAGGTGGACTACGGCTCCGAATACCGCTACCGGGATCCCGTGGTCCCCGAGGGCACCCTGGCCATCGGCATCACCCAGAGCGGCGAAACCGCCGACACCCTCGCCGCCCTCAAGGAAGCGGCTTCCCGGGGGGCCCGCACCCTGGCCATCTGCAACGTGATGGGCGCGACCGCGGCCCGCCAGGCGGAGGCCACCCTCCTCACCCACGCCGGCCCCGAGATCGGCGTCGCCTCCACCAAGGCCTTCACCACCCAGCTGGTGGTGCTCCTCCTCCTCGCCCTGCGCCTGGGCGAGGCCCGGGGCACCCTGGCCCCCGGCCAGCGGGAGGAGATCATCCAGGCCCTGCGCGAGCTCCCGGCCCTCCTCGAGCGCGCCGGCGGCATGGACCGCCAGCTCCACGCCTGGGCCCAGAAGTGGCACGAGGCCACGGACTTCCTCTACCTGGGCCGCGGCCCCCTCTACCCCATCGCCCTGGAAGGCGCCCTCAAGCTCAAGGAGCTCTCGTACATCCACGCCGAGGGCTACCCCGCCGGCGAGATGAAGCACGGCCCCATCGCCCTCATCGACCGGCACCTGCCCATCGTGGCCCTCATGCCCCGGGACGCCCACCGCGAGAAGGTCCTCTCGAACCTCCAGGAGGCCGCCGCCCGCGACGGGCGCATCCTCGCCCTCGTGGAGGAGGGGGACACGGGCCTGGACCACATCGCCGAGGACGTGCTGGCCCTGCCCAGGGTGAACCCCTGGCTGGCCCCCATCCTCTACGTCGTCCCCCTGCAGCTCCTCAGCTACCACATCGCCGTCATCCGCGGCTGCGACGTGGACCAGCCCCGGAACCTGGCCAAGAGCGTGACGGTCGAATGAACGCGGGGGGCGCCCCTGGCGCCCCCCGCTGCTTCAGGCCCTACCGGATGATGCGCCAGGCCCGGATCCTGGGCATGGTGGAGGGCGGCTTGCCCGGCCCCGGCTGAGTGCCGATGGTCCCCGAGCCCGTGGCGCCGTTCCTCACCTCGCCGGTCTGGAGCACGCCGGCCAGGCCGATCGTGGCCATCTCGCTGGAGATGTCGTTGAAGGAGCCATACCAGCCGTTGTCGCAGAGGCTTCCGGGCGTGGCCACGGCCTGGGCCCCGTTGTTGAAGACCGGCGCCAGCACGTCGCACATGCGGAACGAGTAGCTGTAGCCGGAGCCGGAACAGGCCGTGGAAGTGGCTTCGGGCGTGTAGGTGGAGAAGAACAGCACCCGGTTGAGGACCACGGAGGGGGTGACCGTCTTCTGGTACGCGTACCGGTCCTGGGCGGAGACGTAGGCCGACTTCTGGGTCCCCACCGTGTAGTTGAGGTAGTAGCCGAACTTCGTCTTCAGGTAGTAGTTCGTCTGGGAGCTGTCCACCGCCGTCCCGGAGGAGGAGGCGATGGCGGTGAGGTCGGCCAGGTCGTCGTCCGTGAGGCCCTTGGTGTCGATGGGCCCGAGGGTGCCCGTGATGTCGGCGCTGTCCTGCCGGTCCAGCACCACCAGGAGCCGGTTGCGGTACGAGGTGCCGCCCCCGCCGGGATTCACCGAATCCAGGTCCATGGGATCGTTGCGGTCGCCGGTCCCGAACACCACGCCCCAGGTGGGGACGATGGCCTTGGGGGCCGTGGTCCGGGCCACGGGGAAGCCGTAGGGCAGGTTGAACACCACCGGCGCGACGCTGACGGCGGTGCCGGCGTACTTGGGCGTGTAGAGGCGGCGCACCGACCAGCTGTCCATGTTCATGGTGTCGCTGCGGGAGCCGCTGGCCGCCATCGCGCCCAGCACATAGGCCCCGCCCGAGGTGTCCGTGAAGTAAACCCGCTGCGTGGAATTGCTGTTGCTGATGGCCTCGACGGGCGTGACGGAGGCGGGGATGCAGCCCATGGAGGGGAAGGCCGACTTGAGGGTCGCGTCCTTCGCGAAATCCCACACCTTCACCACCGAACCGTCCCGGACATTGAGGGCGAGCACGGACCGGCCCAGCTTCGTGCCGGAACCGTAGCCCGGAGGCGTCGCCGTGGTGGCGGCGGAGAAGGCCGTGTCCACCTCGGGCGTCGTCAGGCCGCCGCCCATGAGGAACACGTCGGTCAGGACGCCGCCATAGCGGATCCGGGAGATGGTCGGGGTGCTGGAGCTGAAGCCGAGGGTCTTGAGGGTCTGGTTGGGGGACGTGGTGTCCGTCGGCGCGATTTCGTCGGGCCGGATCTTCCAGGCGACCTGGAGCTGGGTCGGATCATTGTTGGTGAAGGTGAGGCAGTAGAGGCTGCGCCCGCCCTTGCGCAGGCCCACGAGGATGCGGACGACGTCATTGCCGTCCACCATGCCGTTGCGGGTCCCGGCCTCGTTGAAATAGACCGTCGGCGAGCCGTCCATCAGGAAGCGGTGGGTGGTCCCGTTCCGCCAGGCCTGGAGGCCGCCCAGGAAATCGGGGGGCAGGAAGGCCCAGAGTTCGTCCACGGCCCCTTCCACCACGCCCTGGACGAGGGGCCGCCCCCCCACCGTCTCGGTGGCCTTGGGG
Encoded here:
- the glmS gene encoding glutamine--fructose-6-phosphate transaminase (isomerizing): MCGIVGYIGSQAAAPILVDGLRSLEYRGYDSAGIALNPGDGRFRVTRASGKLNNLQARVDMADPTSLGIGHTRWATHGRPTEANAHPHRSPDGTVVAVHNGIFENFLELRAELTAAGHAFATETDTECLPILVSHLMASGLAFREAFRQAIGRMHGIYAVACLHAADPGRVLVARSGPPLVVGLGEGENFIASDVIPLLRHTRRVIYLEDGDLAEITREGVSLFRLDGTAVQRPVFTVPYDPVAAEKGGFKHFMQKEIFEQPLAVSNTLLDRLPLDGGEIPLDLPYTLDELRAIRRITILACGTSRHAGLVGQFYLEHLARIGVEVDYGSEYRYRDPVVPEGTLAIGITQSGETADTLAALKEAASRGARTLAICNVMGATAARQAEATLLTHAGPEIGVASTKAFTTQLVVLLLLALRLGEARGTLAPGQREEIIQALRELPALLERAGGMDRQLHAWAQKWHEATDFLYLGRGPLYPIALEGALKLKELSYIHAEGYPAGEMKHGPIALIDRHLPIVALMPRDAHREKVLSNLQEAAARDGRILALVEEGDTGLDHIAEDVLALPRVNPWLAPILYVVPLQLLSYHIAVIRGCDVDQPRNLAKSVTVE
- a CDS encoding helix-turn-helix transcriptional regulator, with protein sequence MAHPILENRVREVRTARGLTQQDLADAVGVSRQSINSIEQGRYVPSLPLALQLARHFGLATDDLFTLKES
- the fliN gene encoding flagellar motor switch protein FliN; its protein translation is MSDLDQKIGGCFSESMASVFSMLTGREFAIKPQDGNTLDHTGVSVLHQATVVYVKAHYTKGMTGTLLFTLPLKEGTMLVDLMLGGDGTPSTELAGDSKDALAETFNQIMGSANQALSDLAGETLSISNVEIFSMEGGDATGLEELMGPGPFYDLPLETTQENLSTQIHLLIPDLLVQQLKRKLGLGEPPAAPPPAAPEPVAAPAAAPAARAAAAPAPAAAPAAGPTARQQSAVDTGNLDLLLDIELPLMVRMGQTEMQLGELLKLTPGSILELNRAADAPVELLVNSKLIARGEVVVVDGNFAFRITEIESTDARIRSLV